The DNA window TGTAGTGCGGATTTTCATGAATAATCGCATCGTCAGCGGGGAATATCGTGTTTGAACGCATCTTAAGATTGCCTGAACTACTGAAGAAAAAGTCATTTTTTCTGTTTGGTCCCAGAGGAACCGGAAAGACCACACTCATTCGGCATACACTTTCTGAGGCGACGGTCATTGATTTGCTAGACACTCGAGTATATCGAGACTATCTGAAAAATCCCTCGCTGATTTCCGAACAGGAGCTCAAACCGATCGTTGTTATCGATGAAGTTCAGAAGCTTCCGGAATTATTGAACGAGGTTCATCGCCTCATTGAGTCGGAGAAAAAAACATTCCTTCTGACAGGCAGCAGCGCAAGAAAAATCAAAAGAGGCGGCGCCAATCTCCTGGCAGGAAGGGCCTGGTGGGCGGAATTGTTTCCATTGACTTCTCGGGAAATCCCTCAATTTGATCTCATGAGGTATGTAAACAGGGGAGGGTTGCCGGTTATTTATCAAAGTGAGGACTATTTAGAAGAACTCCGGGCATACACTGCATTGTACTTGAAGCAAGAAATCATCGATGAAGCCCTGATCCGCAAATTGGCACAGTTCTCCGAGTTTCTAGAGTTGATGGCGTTAAGAAACGGGGAAGAGATCAGTTATCAGTCATTGGCCGGTGATTGTGGCGTATCCCCTAATTCCATCAAAAGCTACATAGAAATTCTGGAAGACACCCTGATCGCATTTCAACTCAGGGCATTCACCAAAACCACAAAACGGAAGGCCATCTCACGATCCAAACTCTATTTCTTCGATATCGGCGT is part of the Deltaproteobacteria bacterium genome and encodes:
- a CDS encoding ATP-binding protein produces the protein MVFERILRLPELLKKKSFFLFGPRGTGKTTLIRHTLSEATVIDLLDTRVYRDYLKNPSLISEQELKPIVVIDEVQKLPELLNEVHRLIESEKKTFLLTGSSARKIKRGGANLLAGRAWWAELFPLTSREIPQFDLMRYVNRGGLPVIYQSEDYLEELRAYTALYLKQEIIDEALIRKLAQFSEFLELMALRNGEEISYQSLAGDCGVSPNSIKSYIEILEDTLIAFQLRAFTKTTKRKAISRSKLYFFDIGVTNSLANRGEILPDSELFGKAFEHFVLLEIRAFISYSRKRCRMRYWRSTSRFEVDLILDNKWAIEIKSTKSVHEGHLKGLRALREEGVIENFAVVSRDRHERKISDGIVVFPWDVFLDKLWTGEIV